Part of the Virgibacillus natechei genome is shown below.
AATTTCGTCGGTATGTTTCAGCAGATTCTCCCCACCATCAAAGTCAAAGTCGTTAATAACATCGACAAATAACACAGCCGTATTTTCAAGTGATTGTTTCATCGAATTCTCCTTTATGAATAGAAACGTATGGGTAGTATTATTCCCTTTTTCCTCTTTTAAAAACTATTACAGAAATGTTGTGACCAATATGACAGACGAAAAATTCATACATGTAGCGATGGAAGAAGCTAAAAAGGCACGTGAAATAGATGAAGTTCCGATTGGCGCAGTCATTGTATATGAAGGTGAAGTAATCGCCACTGGATATAATGTGCGCGAAACGTCACAAGAAACCCTGTCCCATGCTGAGCTGATTGCTATCCAAGAAGCAAACAGGAAAATCGGCAGCTGGCGCTTGGAGGATTGTACATTATATGTGACGCTTGAGCCCTGCCCGATGTGTGCAGGCGCAATTGTACAATCACGAATAAAGCGCGTTGTCTACGGTGCACCTGACCCGAAAGCAGGCTGCGGGGGCACGTTAATGAATCTGCTGGATGAGGAGCGGTTCAATCATCAGGTGGAGGTAACGCGCGGCGTGCTGGAAGAGGAGTGTGGACAGTTGTTGACGGCTTTTTTTAGGGAGCTTAGGAGGAAGAAGGGGAAAGAATAAAGGCTAATCCTTCTCAATCTAGAAAGAATATGTACAGCTTCAAAATAGCGATGAACTGTACATATTTAATGGTCATTTGTTCAATTTTAAAGATAATACAATGAATTAATACTTACCTTTTATTTTGCATACCATGGTGAATTTTAATAACTTTATCTTCCGTAAGGCCAGTGGATTCCACCACAAATTCAACACCCATGCCTTTTGCCAAAAGTCTGTGGGCAACTTCACCTAATCTTTCCTCAGCCATTTCCTCGGCTTTTTCCTCAGCCCTTTCCTCAGCCCTTTCCTCAGCCCTTTCCTCAGCCCTTTCTTCTACTTCCTTAGCCTTTTGTTCAGCTTCCTCTACTTGTCGCTGTGCCCATAATTGGACATCCCGTCGTCCTGCTTCGTCATCCATAATCTGTTTGAAGCGGGATTCATATGCAAGCCTTTGTTCCTGAGTAGTGCTCAATTCTTCCCAGTGCTCGAAAGCTTTATACAATGTCTCGTCATTCATGGCAATAGCCTCCAGTTCCTTATAAATATCATCGTAAACTTTCTTGTTTTTATGATCAACCATGCCAAGCATCAAAAGCCATCTTGCTAACACGCTGCTCCATGGATTTAGATCGTCATTTTTCCAGGCCTTTATTAACTTGCCCATCTCAATAAAATGAAATTCCATCACATTCGTCAGTTTGAATAGGTCTTCATCTTCATACAGATGATAGGACGTATGAAAACGTTCTGTTTGATCAAAGAGCTTGTAGTTAAGAATATTTATTGCGATTACGGGATTCAGCTCCGTATATCCCATACCCTTTTCAAGTGGCTCTGAGTATACTTTGGACCAATAGTAGATAGAACGTTTGATCATGTTGTGTTGATCCGAAAATTGAATTTCGACGTTGATACGCTCATTCGCATCCGTAATGACTAACAAATCCAATCTTGACTGTTTATCATCAACATATTCTCCGCCTAACTCTATATTCGTAAATAAAATATCTTTAATGGAGTTCCTACCTGTTGTTTGCAAGATCGCATTCAAAAATACAACCGTAATATCTTTGTTTTTTTCATTTCCAAAGAGTTGCTTGAAGGCGAAATCCACCTTTAAGTCCATCAGTTGTTCTAGCGGTATGCGTTTTAGTAACTGTGATCTTTTGCGTTTTTGCTTGGAGTATTCAGTTCGGTCTTCTCTTACTTGAGTAACTGTAGTATAATCAGTGGTTTTTTTATCATGTGGTCCAGCCAGTGTCATTCCAACACTTCCTTTGGTTATGTGAAGACTTACCGAGGTGTCTAACTAATTGTATTATATCAAAATTCAGACATATTAACAAGCGCTTCACCTTGTTAATCTCAAATGTTGATTTACCCAAGAGGACGGTAGGCTGGGGGCAAATTCGAGCCTATCTAGGGTAATCGTAAAAGCCGAGTCGAGTTTTAAATCACTATCGTCAAAATTATTTGATGAAGGCTGCTTATTCCTA
Proteins encoded:
- a CDS encoding Rpn family recombination-promoting nuclease/putative transposase gives rise to the protein MTLAGPHDKKTTDYTTVTQVREDRTEYSKQKRKRSQLLKRIPLEQLMDLKVDFAFKQLFGNEKNKDITVVFLNAILQTTGRNSIKDILFTNIELGGEYVDDKQSRLDLLVITDANERINVEIQFSDQHNMIKRSIYYWSKVYSEPLEKGMGYTELNPVIAINILNYKLFDQTERFHTSYHLYEDEDLFKLTNVMEFHFIEMGKLIKAWKNDDLNPWSSVLARWLLMLGMVDHKNKKVYDDIYKELEAIAMNDETLYKAFEHWEELSTTQEQRLAYESRFKQIMDDEAGRRDVQLWAQRQVEEAEQKAKEVEERAEERAEERAEERAEEKAEEMAEERLGEVAHRLLAKGMGVEFVVESTGLTEDKVIKIHHGMQNKR
- the tadA gene encoding tRNA adenosine(34) deaminase TadA, translated to MTDEKFIHVAMEEAKKAREIDEVPIGAVIVYEGEVIATGYNVRETSQETLSHAELIAIQEANRKIGSWRLEDCTLYVTLEPCPMCAGAIVQSRIKRVVYGAPDPKAGCGGTLMNLLDEERFNHQVEVTRGVLEEECGQLLTAFFRELRRKKGKE